Proteins encoded together in one Salvelinus fontinalis isolate EN_2023a chromosome 6, ASM2944872v1, whole genome shotgun sequence window:
- the LOC129857140 gene encoding neuronal acetylcholine receptor subunit alpha-7-like isoform X1, which translates to MRQSVAICLFGLSALLHVSEQGPHQRNLLRELLRDYNRMERPVANDSLPLTVRFSYTLLQVMNVDEKNQILTTNAWLQMQWFDHYLQWNQSEYPGVKTLRFTTDQVWIPDILLYNSAHDKFDATFKSYVLVNSSGFCEYLPPGIFSSACEVDVRWFPFDVQHCELKFGSWTFDGWLLDLQMQEADLSGYMSNGEWELLGVPGDRHEIFYECCTEPYSDVTFVVTLRRRTLFYALNLLVPCVLISSLTLLVFLLPAQSGEKIGLGITILLSQTFFMLLVAEIMPATSDCIPLIGQYFVSTMVTVGMSVVATVVVLQYHHHDPNSGDMPQWVELVLLQWVPWFLRMKCPEEWGELTPHHSPSNPQTKTCSSAPTTTTPAPLTFPQSLTSLQASLSQLSQPLPHPPSNPTLQSYPNYNPNPQPNIHLNPNRYPQPLLNLHPNLHPNLPSIPHAQPNGHLPYMGFQSPPEPDPAVTWRGGRGGGGGEERRGSDTRILHHHPPSSTTLGSPPPQPPTSRDPDPSSSGSSCVEDGAGASGVGTCHAQARVFQAGEAEAQLQALLAEVRFLAEGLREQDRRVSVAEKWQFAAVVIDRLCLMGFSVFNIICTIAILMAAPNFAEAASKDFF; encoded by the exons ATGAGGCAGTCTGTGGCTATCTGTCTGTTTGGACTCTCAGCTCTGCTCCACG tGTCTGAGCAGGGTCCCCACCAGCGTAATCTATTGAGGGAGCTACTGAGGGACTATAACCGTATGGAGAGACCTGTTGCCAACGACTCTCTACCACTCACTGTCCGATTCTCCTACACTCTCTTACAAGTCATGAATGTG GATGAGAAAAACCAGATCCTCACCACTAATGCCTGGCTTCAGATG CAATGGTTTGACCACTACCTTCAGTGGAACCAGTCAGAGTACCCAGGAGTGAAAACCCTTCGCTTCACTACTGACCAGGTCTGGATACCTGATATACTACTGTACAACAG TGCCCATGATAAGTTTGATGCCACCTTTAAGAGCTATGTGCTGGTCAACTCCAGTGGATTCTGTGAGTACCTACCTCCAG GTATTTTCAGCAGTGCGTGTGAAGTGGATGTGCGTTGGTTTCCCTTTGACGTCCAGCACTGTGAGCTGAAGTTTGGCTCGTGGACGTTTGACGGCTGGCTGCTGGACCTCCAGATGCAGGAGGCTGACCTGTCAGGATACATGTCCAATGGAGAGTGGGAACTGCTGG GTGTACCAGGTGATCGTCATGAGATATTTTATGAGTGCTGTACAGAGCCCTACTCTGATGTGACCTTTGTTGTGACCCTACGGCGGAGAACTCTGTTCTACGCTCTCAACCTCCTTGTCCCCTGTGTTCTCATCTCCTCCTTGACACTGCTGGTGTTCCTACTGCCAgcccaatcgggggagaagatcggtctgg gcaTAACAATTCTTCTCTCTCAGACCTTCTTCATGTTGCTGGTGGCTGAGATTATGCCAGCTACCTCAGACTGCATTCCACTGATAG GTCAGTATTTTGTGAGCACCATGGTTACCGTAGGGATGTCAGTGGTGGCGACTGTAGTTGTACTTCAGTACCATCACCACGACCCCAACAGTGGAGACATGCCTCAATGG gttgAGTTGGTTCTACTCCAGTGGGTTCCCTGGTTTCTGAGGATGAAGTGTCCAGAAGAGTGGGGTGAGCTCACACCCCACCACAGCCCCTCCAACCCCCAGACCAAGACCTGCTCCTctgcccccaccaccaccaccccagcccCCTTAACCTTCCCCCAGAGCCTCACCTCTCTGCAGGCCAGTCTAAGCCAGCTCAGCCAGCCCCTACCACACCCACCTTCCAACCCTACCCTCCAGTCCTATCCCAACTATAATCCAAACCCCCAGCCTAATATTCACCTTAACCCAAATCGATATCCCCAGCCCCTTCTTAACCTACACCCCAACCTACACCCCAATCTCCCCTCCATCCCCCACGCTCAGCCCAATGGACACCTGCCATACATGGGCTTCCAGAGTCCTCCTGAACCTGACCCTGCTGTcacctggagaggaggaagaggaggaggaggaggagaagaaagaaggGGTTCTGACACCCGCAtcctccaccaccacccaccctccTCCACAACGTTGGGTAGTCCCCCGCCACAACCCCCCACATCTCGAGACCCTGACCCCTCATCCTCAGGTTCCAGCTGTGTAGAGGATGGGGCTGGGGCAAGTGGAGTGGGTACTTGCCATGCCCAGGCCAGGGTGTTCCAGGCTGGGGAAGCAGAGGCCCAGCTCCAGGCCCTGCTGGCGGAGGTGCGGTTCCTGGCCGAGGGTCTCCGTGAGCAGGACCGCAGGGTGAGCGTGGCGGAGAAGTGGCAGTTTGCAGCAGTGGTCATCGACCGTCTGTGTCTGATGGGGTTCAGTGTGTTCAACATCATCTGTACCATCGCCATCCTCATGGCCGCACCCAACTTTGCAGAGGCCGCCTCCAAGGACTTCTTCTGA
- the LOC129857140 gene encoding neuronal acetylcholine receptor subunit alpha-7-like isoform X2 translates to MERPVANDSLPLTVRFSYTLLQVMNVDEKNQILTTNAWLQMQWFDHYLQWNQSEYPGVKTLRFTTDQVWIPDILLYNSAHDKFDATFKSYVLVNSSGFCEYLPPGIFSSACEVDVRWFPFDVQHCELKFGSWTFDGWLLDLQMQEADLSGYMSNGEWELLGVPGDRHEIFYECCTEPYSDVTFVVTLRRRTLFYALNLLVPCVLISSLTLLVFLLPAQSGEKIGLGITILLSQTFFMLLVAEIMPATSDCIPLIGQYFVSTMVTVGMSVVATVVVLQYHHHDPNSGDMPQWVELVLLQWVPWFLRMKCPEEWGELTPHHSPSNPQTKTCSSAPTTTTPAPLTFPQSLTSLQASLSQLSQPLPHPPSNPTLQSYPNYNPNPQPNIHLNPNRYPQPLLNLHPNLHPNLPSIPHAQPNGHLPYMGFQSPPEPDPAVTWRGGRGGGGGEERRGSDTRILHHHPPSSTTLGSPPPQPPTSRDPDPSSSGSSCVEDGAGASGVGTCHAQARVFQAGEAEAQLQALLAEVRFLAEGLREQDRRVSVAEKWQFAAVVIDRLCLMGFSVFNIICTIAILMAAPNFAEAASKDFF, encoded by the exons ATGGAGAGACCTGTTGCCAACGACTCTCTACCACTCACTGTCCGATTCTCCTACACTCTCTTACAAGTCATGAATGTG GATGAGAAAAACCAGATCCTCACCACTAATGCCTGGCTTCAGATG CAATGGTTTGACCACTACCTTCAGTGGAACCAGTCAGAGTACCCAGGAGTGAAAACCCTTCGCTTCACTACTGACCAGGTCTGGATACCTGATATACTACTGTACAACAG TGCCCATGATAAGTTTGATGCCACCTTTAAGAGCTATGTGCTGGTCAACTCCAGTGGATTCTGTGAGTACCTACCTCCAG GTATTTTCAGCAGTGCGTGTGAAGTGGATGTGCGTTGGTTTCCCTTTGACGTCCAGCACTGTGAGCTGAAGTTTGGCTCGTGGACGTTTGACGGCTGGCTGCTGGACCTCCAGATGCAGGAGGCTGACCTGTCAGGATACATGTCCAATGGAGAGTGGGAACTGCTGG GTGTACCAGGTGATCGTCATGAGATATTTTATGAGTGCTGTACAGAGCCCTACTCTGATGTGACCTTTGTTGTGACCCTACGGCGGAGAACTCTGTTCTACGCTCTCAACCTCCTTGTCCCCTGTGTTCTCATCTCCTCCTTGACACTGCTGGTGTTCCTACTGCCAgcccaatcgggggagaagatcggtctgg gcaTAACAATTCTTCTCTCTCAGACCTTCTTCATGTTGCTGGTGGCTGAGATTATGCCAGCTACCTCAGACTGCATTCCACTGATAG GTCAGTATTTTGTGAGCACCATGGTTACCGTAGGGATGTCAGTGGTGGCGACTGTAGTTGTACTTCAGTACCATCACCACGACCCCAACAGTGGAGACATGCCTCAATGG gttgAGTTGGTTCTACTCCAGTGGGTTCCCTGGTTTCTGAGGATGAAGTGTCCAGAAGAGTGGGGTGAGCTCACACCCCACCACAGCCCCTCCAACCCCCAGACCAAGACCTGCTCCTctgcccccaccaccaccaccccagcccCCTTAACCTTCCCCCAGAGCCTCACCTCTCTGCAGGCCAGTCTAAGCCAGCTCAGCCAGCCCCTACCACACCCACCTTCCAACCCTACCCTCCAGTCCTATCCCAACTATAATCCAAACCCCCAGCCTAATATTCACCTTAACCCAAATCGATATCCCCAGCCCCTTCTTAACCTACACCCCAACCTACACCCCAATCTCCCCTCCATCCCCCACGCTCAGCCCAATGGACACCTGCCATACATGGGCTTCCAGAGTCCTCCTGAACCTGACCCTGCTGTcacctggagaggaggaagaggaggaggaggaggagaagaaagaaggGGTTCTGACACCCGCAtcctccaccaccacccaccctccTCCACAACGTTGGGTAGTCCCCCGCCACAACCCCCCACATCTCGAGACCCTGACCCCTCATCCTCAGGTTCCAGCTGTGTAGAGGATGGGGCTGGGGCAAGTGGAGTGGGTACTTGCCATGCCCAGGCCAGGGTGTTCCAGGCTGGGGAAGCAGAGGCCCAGCTCCAGGCCCTGCTGGCGGAGGTGCGGTTCCTGGCCGAGGGTCTCCGTGAGCAGGACCGCAGGGTGAGCGTGGCGGAGAAGTGGCAGTTTGCAGCAGTGGTCATCGACCGTCTGTGTCTGATGGGGTTCAGTGTGTTCAACATCATCTGTACCATCGCCATCCTCATGGCCGCACCCAACTTTGCAGAGGCCGCCTCCAAGGACTTCTTCTGA